The Pseudomonas azotoformans genome has a segment encoding these proteins:
- a CDS encoding sugar kinase yields the protein MSEIDILSFGETMAMFVAEQTGDLAQVAQFHKRIAGADSNVAIGLSRLGFNVAWLSRVGNDSLGRFVVDTLTQEGLDCRHVAVDPLHPTGFQFKSREEAGDDPQVEYFRKGSAASHLSIAAISPALLQARHLHATGIPPALSEATRELSVELMTQMRKAGRSVSFDPNLRPSLWANQQTMIREINALAGLADWVLPGLGEGRLLTGFDDPADIAAFYLDQGAEAVAIKLGPDGAYYRTHLDQGFVAAVRVDKVVDTVGAGDGFAVGMISALLENLSFPEAVQRGNWIGSRAVQSRGDMEGLPARSELPIRSVA from the coding sequence ATGTCTGAGATCGATATCCTCTCGTTTGGTGAAACCATGGCGATGTTTGTCGCCGAGCAAACCGGCGACTTGGCCCAGGTGGCTCAGTTCCATAAACGCATCGCGGGGGCCGACAGTAACGTCGCCATCGGCCTATCGCGCCTGGGCTTCAACGTGGCGTGGTTGAGTCGGGTGGGCAACGATTCCCTCGGGCGCTTTGTGGTCGACACCTTGACCCAGGAAGGCCTGGATTGCCGGCATGTGGCGGTCGACCCGCTGCATCCCACCGGTTTTCAATTCAAGTCCCGCGAAGAAGCCGGTGATGATCCCCAGGTGGAGTACTTCCGCAAGGGCTCGGCGGCCAGTCACTTGTCCATCGCGGCCATCAGTCCTGCGTTGCTGCAAGCCCGCCATCTGCATGCCACCGGGATTCCGCCCGCGTTGTCCGAGGCCACACGCGAGTTGTCCGTCGAGCTGATGACGCAAATGCGCAAAGCTGGGCGCAGCGTGTCGTTCGACCCCAACCTGCGCCCGTCGTTGTGGGCCAACCAACAGACGATGATCCGCGAAATCAACGCCCTCGCAGGGCTCGCCGATTGGGTTCTGCCGGGCCTGGGCGAAGGCCGTCTGCTCACCGGTTTCGATGACCCGGCCGATATTGCCGCGTTCTATCTGGACCAGGGCGCCGAAGCCGTGGCAATCAAGCTCGGCCCGGACGGCGCCTACTACCGCACTCACCTGGACCAGGGCTTTGTTGCCGCCGTGCGCGTGGACAAAGTCGTGGACACGGTCGGAGCCGGTGACGGTTTTGCCGTGGGCATGATCAGCGCCCTGCTGGAAAACCTCAGCTTTCCCGAGGCGGTACAGCGCGGCAACTGGATCGGCAGCCGCGCCGTGCAAAGCCGTGGCGACATGGAAGGCCTGCCCGCCCGCTCAGAGTTACCCATTCGATCCGTTGCCTAA